A single genomic interval of Actinomycetota bacterium harbors:
- a CDS encoding type II toxin-antitoxin system prevent-host-death family antitoxin gives MRIATITEAKNKLSALLDIVKAGETVVIVDRGIPVARLEPAQRSHDDEGRLARLERAGIIRRGTGRYPKWLLETPPPKGKPGVSAVEFLLEERREGR, from the coding sequence ATGAGAATAGCCACAATAACCGAGGCGAAGAACAAGCTCAGCGCCCTGCTCGACATCGTCAAGGCCGGCGAGACGGTTGTGATCGTCGATCGCGGGATCCCGGTCGCTCGGCTCGAGCCCGCACAGCGATCCCATGACGACGAGGGCCGGCTCGCGCGACTAGAGCGCGCAGGGATCATCCGCCGGGGCACGGGTCGATACCCAAAGTGGCTGCTCGAGACGCCGCCTCCGAAGGGCAAGCCCGGGGTCAGCGCGGTCGAGTTCCTGCTCGAGGAGCGCCGGGAAGGACGATGA
- a CDS encoding LLM class flavin-dependent oxidoreductase translates to MKLDLLYEIDVPKPWAKPHPYGQREAEQKAYKEAIEQIKLGDRVGFQTVWCVEHHFREGRSHSPSSEVVLGALSQATENIRLGFGVTLMPFGFIHPARVAEKVATVDVLSGGRVEWGTGRSTPMEQTAFGVDRERSRDHWKEAIEIVVGMWENEYFEYHSPSFDFPRRMVTPKPVQDPHPPVWMAATSQGSSAVAGKMGLGLLSFAIMQPISKMAEHIRDYRAAQETAKPLTRIQNNRVAAYTLVHCADTFAQCEENGIWDSVWWWYKNLAEFTLEWEFPHFSQEEKDQIFPLLRKHATGDLDPKTFHEGDMIIVGDPDQCLEKMIKYAELGVDQLICYSQFGYLSHESIMRSIELCGTKLIPELERRDIQVEVKTVAK, encoded by the coding sequence ATGAAGCTGGACCTTCTGTACGAGATCGACGTCCCCAAGCCGTGGGCCAAGCCTCACCCCTACGGCCAACGCGAGGCCGAGCAGAAGGCGTACAAGGAAGCGATCGAGCAGATAAAGCTCGGGGACCGGGTCGGCTTCCAGACCGTCTGGTGCGTCGAGCATCACTTCCGTGAGGGGCGCTCGCATTCGCCGTCGAGCGAGGTCGTGCTCGGCGCGCTCTCCCAGGCGACCGAGAACATCCGGCTGGGCTTCGGCGTGACGCTCATGCCGTTCGGCTTCATCCATCCGGCGCGCGTCGCCGAGAAGGTCGCGACCGTCGACGTGCTGTCAGGCGGACGGGTCGAGTGGGGGACCGGCCGCTCGACTCCGATGGAGCAGACGGCGTTCGGTGTCGACCGCGAGCGCAGCCGTGACCACTGGAAGGAAGCGATCGAGATCGTTGTCGGCATGTGGGAGAACGAGTACTTCGAGTACCACTCTCCGAGCTTCGACTTCCCGCGCCGCATGGTGACTCCGAAGCCGGTGCAGGATCCGCACCCGCCGGTGTGGATGGCCGCGACGAGCCAGGGCTCCAGCGCCGTCGCCGGCAAGATGGGCCTCGGCCTCCTCTCGTTCGCGATCATGCAGCCGATCTCGAAGATGGCCGAGCACATCCGCGACTACCGCGCCGCGCAGGAGACCGCGAAGCCGCTCACGCGTATCCAGAACAACCGCGTCGCTGCGTACACGCTCGTTCACTGCGCAGACACGTTCGCGCAGTGCGAGGAGAACGGCATCTGGGACAGCGTGTGGTGGTGGTACAAGAACCTCGCCGAGTTCACGCTCGAGTGGGAATTCCCGCACTTCTCGCAGGAAGAGAAGGACCAGATCTTCCCGCTGCTCCGCAAGCACGCGACGGGCGACCTCGATCCGAAGACCTTCCACGAGGGCGACATGATCATCGTCGGCGATCCCGATCAGTGCCTCGAGAAGATGATCAAGTACGCCGAGCTCGGCGTGGATCAGCTGATCTGCTACTCGCAGTTCGGCTACCTGTCGCACGAGTCGATCATGCGGTCCATCGAGCTGTGCGGGACCAAGCTCATCCCCGAGCTGGAGCGACGCGACATCCAGGTCGAGGTCAAGACGGTCGCGAAATAG
- a CDS encoding arylsulfatase has translation MAGKPFEGVVGRTFEDSVAWWPPLPSPPKDAPNVVIVVLDDVGYAQVGCFGSDIATPCFDGLAAGGLRYANFHTTSLCSPTRAALLTGRNHHANGMARIVELPQGFPGYDATIPKENGFVSEILLRNHYATFAVGKWHLTPATEMTMGSPRDRWPLGRGFERFYGFMGGETDQYHPDLVYDNHQIDPPRTPEEGYHLTEDLADHAILFLQDLRATYPAKPFFLYLTPGACHAPHQAPAGYIDAYRGAFDLGWDRWREAVFARQTASGLLPPGSELSARPSWVPAWDDLSADERRLYARMMEVYAGFLTHTDVQIARVLDFIASLGELDDTIVIAMSDNGASAEGGPGGTLNEQYFFNFQPESLEENLRRIDDLGTPRANNHYPWGWAWAGNTPLKRFKRDTHEGGVADPLIVHWPARLGRPGETRHQYVHAIDVFPTLLDVIGIEAPAEINGVEQSPVQGSSFAETLTDARAPSRHRTQYYEMLGSRAIYHEGWKAVTFHPAPFIAYDGTDVSKPFDDDAWELYHVAEDFSEIHDVAAEHPEKLAELQALWWEEAGRYQVLPLNNQPWLYGDERFRRERHVYYPGTGSLPQVIAPNLRNRSFQIAAELDVPATGDVQGSVVAHGSHSGGYALYLAGRRLHYVYNFLGSQITTISASVELPPGPVVVRAVFTPTGSFKGDMQLLYGDVPVGQGHIPKTTPVTYGMQGFAVGYLPAGPLSPVCQGKFEVTEGVLRRVVIEIIGRPERNEGAEARAGLAMQ, from the coding sequence ATGGCGGGCAAGCCGTTCGAAGGGGTCGTCGGCCGTACGTTCGAGGACTCGGTCGCGTGGTGGCCTCCGCTCCCCAGTCCGCCGAAGGACGCGCCGAACGTCGTGATCGTCGTGCTCGACGACGTGGGGTACGCGCAGGTCGGCTGCTTCGGGTCCGACATCGCGACGCCGTGCTTCGACGGTCTTGCGGCCGGCGGTCTGCGCTACGCCAACTTCCACACCACCTCGTTGTGCTCGCCGACGCGCGCGGCGTTGCTCACCGGCAGGAACCATCACGCGAACGGGATGGCTCGCATCGTCGAGCTTCCCCAGGGATTCCCCGGCTACGACGCGACGATCCCGAAAGAGAACGGGTTCGTGTCGGAGATCCTGCTCCGGAATCACTACGCGACCTTCGCCGTCGGGAAGTGGCATCTCACGCCGGCGACGGAGATGACGATGGGCAGCCCGCGCGATCGCTGGCCGCTGGGCCGGGGCTTCGAGCGCTTCTACGGATTCATGGGCGGGGAGACCGACCAGTACCACCCCGACCTCGTCTACGACAATCATCAGATCGATCCCCCGCGAACCCCGGAAGAGGGCTACCACCTGACGGAGGATCTCGCGGACCACGCCATCTTGTTCCTCCAGGATCTGCGCGCGACGTACCCGGCGAAGCCGTTCTTCCTCTATCTCACTCCCGGGGCCTGCCACGCTCCGCACCAGGCGCCGGCCGGCTACATCGACGCGTACCGCGGGGCGTTCGACCTCGGTTGGGACCGCTGGCGCGAGGCCGTCTTCGCGCGCCAGACGGCGTCGGGTTTGCTGCCGCCGGGGTCGGAGCTTTCGGCGCGGCCATCGTGGGTTCCGGCGTGGGATGACCTCTCCGCCGACGAGCGCCGCTTGTATGCGCGGATGATGGAGGTGTACGCGGGCTTCTTGACGCACACCGACGTCCAGATCGCGCGCGTCCTGGACTTCATCGCGTCACTCGGCGAGCTCGACGACACCATCGTGATCGCGATGAGCGACAACGGCGCGAGCGCCGAGGGAGGGCCGGGCGGGACGTTGAACGAGCAATACTTCTTCAACTTCCAGCCGGAGAGCCTCGAGGAGAACCTGCGTCGCATCGACGATCTTGGGACGCCCCGGGCGAACAATCATTACCCCTGGGGATGGGCATGGGCGGGCAACACGCCGCTCAAGCGCTTCAAGCGTGACACCCACGAGGGCGGCGTCGCCGACCCCTTGATCGTCCACTGGCCGGCGCGGCTGGGGCGGCCCGGCGAGACGCGCCACCAATACGTGCACGCGATCGACGTGTTCCCGACGTTGCTCGACGTGATCGGGATCGAAGCGCCCGCCGAGATAAACGGCGTGGAGCAGAGCCCGGTCCAGGGGTCGAGCTTCGCCGAGACGCTCACCGACGCGCGCGCCCCGAGCCGGCACCGCACCCAGTACTACGAGATGCTCGGCTCACGGGCGATCTATCACGAGGGCTGGAAGGCGGTGACGTTCCATCCGGCGCCGTTCATCGCCTACGACGGAACCGATGTGAGCAAGCCCTTCGACGACGACGCCTGGGAGCTGTATCACGTGGCCGAGGATTTCTCGGAGATCCACGACGTCGCCGCCGAGCACCCCGAGAAGCTCGCCGAGCTCCAAGCGCTCTGGTGGGAGGAGGCGGGGCGCTATCAGGTGCTTCCGCTGAACAACCAGCCCTGGCTGTATGGCGACGAGCGATTCCGGCGGGAGCGGCACGTGTACTACCCGGGCACCGGCTCGCTCCCGCAGGTGATCGCGCCGAACCTGCGCAACCGATCGTTCCAGATCGCCGCGGAGCTGGACGTTCCCGCGACCGGAGACGTTCAGGGAAGCGTGGTCGCGCACGGCAGCCATTCCGGCGGGTACGCGCTCTACCTCGCCGGTCGCCGGCTCCACTACGTTTACAACTTCCTCGGCTCCCAGATCACGACGATCTCCGCCAGCGTCGAGCTTCCGCCGGGCCCGGTCGTCGTGCGTGCCGTGTTCACGCCGACGGGATCCTTCAAGGGCGACATGCAGCTGCTTTACGGCGACGTCCCGGTGGGGCAAGGACACATCCCGAAGACGACACCCGTCACCTACGGGATGCAAGGCTTCGCGGTTGGTTACCTCCCGGCCGGACCCCTCAGCCCGGTGTGCCAAGGAAAGTTCGAGGTGACCGAGGGCGTGCTCCGGCGGGTGGTGATCGAGATCATCGGCCGGCCCGAGCGGAACGAGGGCGCCGAGGCGCGTGCCGGGCTCGCGATGCAGTGA
- a CDS encoding PIN domain-containing protein, which translates to MRFWDPSAIIPLLREENTSRSARSIHSDDGRMFVWWGAELECVSAVARVERTGADPEEISESLQRLDAFASGWDEVGPGATVRRSARRLLRTHDLRVADALQLAAALQASEGIPSMLDFVSQDSRLNDAARREGFIVVDPRAV; encoded by the coding sequence ATGAGGTTCTGGGATCCGTCGGCGATCATCCCGCTTCTGCGTGAAGAGAACACTTCACGCTCGGCGCGCTCGATCCATAGCGACGATGGTCGGATGTTCGTCTGGTGGGGAGCCGAGCTCGAGTGCGTCTCGGCCGTCGCTCGCGTGGAACGAACAGGCGCCGACCCGGAGGAGATCAGCGAGTCGCTCCAGCGTCTCGACGCGTTCGCTTCGGGTTGGGACGAGGTGGGTCCGGGAGCAACCGTCCGCCGCTCCGCCCGGCGGCTGCTTCGTACGCACGACCTCCGTGTCGCCGATGCGCTTCAGCTCGCTGCAGCGCTGCAGGCGAGCGAGGGGATCCCTTCGATGCTCGACTTCGTGAGTCAAGATTCCCGCCTCAACGACGCGGCGCGGCGCGAGGGTTTCATCGTGGTCGATCCGAGAGCCGTCTAA
- a CDS encoding LLM class flavin-dependent oxidoreductase, translating to MIDTALAVNAQLPGSSARESLEVARRAWDWGYRSAWGAEVDGPDAFTMLGALAATTDYDLGVGVVPVQTRSVFVLGMTAVSMAQLTGGRFALGVGASSEVLVSRFGGQPFDKPLTNLREAVEALRPILRGERSTYDGRYVKIGGYKTPTPPPAPVPLFLGSLNPKSLRLAGELGDGLCINQIAPHHVPAMLDEVRAGAKEAGRELPSDFPVMARLFCLVTDDAASAKSILKMVFAPYVATSVYNKFYRWMGYEEEAEAIAVAAKAKDREAMGKAFSDRIADDLFVVGTTDEVVARLREYVDAGVTIPVVAPLAPSADAAAETLKAIGERWSG from the coding sequence ATGATCGACACCGCGCTCGCCGTGAACGCGCAATTGCCGGGTTCCTCGGCCCGGGAATCCCTCGAGGTCGCCCGCCGGGCATGGGACTGGGGCTACCGGTCGGCGTGGGGGGCCGAGGTCGACGGCCCCGACGCGTTCACGATGCTCGGCGCGCTGGCCGCGACGACCGACTACGACCTCGGGGTCGGAGTGGTTCCGGTGCAGACGCGATCGGTGTTCGTGCTCGGGATGACGGCGGTCTCGATGGCGCAGCTGACGGGCGGACGGTTCGCGCTCGGCGTCGGCGCATCGTCGGAGGTGCTCGTTTCGCGCTTCGGCGGCCAGCCGTTCGACAAGCCGCTGACGAACCTGCGGGAAGCGGTTGAGGCGCTGCGCCCGATCCTGCGCGGCGAGCGTTCGACCTACGACGGGCGTTACGTGAAGATCGGCGGCTACAAGACGCCGACTCCCCCACCGGCGCCGGTGCCGCTGTTCCTCGGCTCGCTGAACCCGAAGTCTCTGCGGCTGGCCGGCGAGCTCGGCGATGGGCTCTGCATCAATCAGATCGCGCCGCACCACGTGCCGGCCATGCTCGACGAGGTGCGCGCGGGGGCGAAGGAGGCCGGGCGTGAGCTGCCGTCGGACTTCCCGGTGATGGCGCGACTGTTCTGTCTCGTGACCGACGACGCCGCGTCGGCGAAGTCGATCCTAAAGATGGTGTTCGCCCCGTACGTGGCGACGAGCGTCTACAACAAGTTCTATCGCTGGATGGGGTACGAGGAAGAGGCGGAAGCGATCGCCGTCGCCGCGAAGGCCAAAGACCGCGAAGCCATGGGCAAGGCGTTCAGCGATCGGATCGCGGACGACCTGTTCGTGGTCGGGACCACGGACGAGGTGGTCGCGCGGCTGCGCGAGTACGTTGACGCGGGCGTGACGATCCCGGTGGTGGCGCCGCTCGCGCCGAGCGCGGACGCGGCGGCCGAAACCCTCAAAGCGATCGGCGAGCGCTGGAGCGGTTAG